The proteins below are encoded in one region of Ferruginibacter lapsinanis:
- a CDS encoding ThiF family adenylyltransferase, whose product MLFSEELEPYTGELPESINNSINEIKRFFNLEEVAILKFDNYNIAIPVVFTVPIPPMGTVNDIDIRSEEPILIKFSLTQYPNIIPRILSNRKDFPKKYLSHLYASENETEPARLCLVRNDPNEWFSNKTTHDLLAVTEQWLFKAAIGKLVDDGDEFDPIRLESYKGYHIYKYDMLNRIVSENLRFTSENPFAILLGYVYKDDYQNVHSLTYRSLSLIPFISIATTLEAIKKINTKLEDKIEAFPLFSILIWKEDNAIESDYYTELPKNYDELKLYFQARSIDINDLITNYRNIDLHLRNGIPVIYAIKRPKKIIGYDGDYEFINFLISAGELKKNKIPGSAKVSIQSHIEPFSKALAEKVSGEKRNSKSFYVGAGSLGSKIIIHDARSGKMDIGVIDSDDFLQHNLTRHALYNGKIGLNKANAVIKEIKDLFESDSTNGFVAYDYKIHNISDEILNNYDWLIDTTASNNVLNWLVQKEVPENLSIARCEIVNDGKLGLLYIEGANRNPRIDDLVSLAYYEAVKNPIFEDWRKRDSEREVTNLSVGLGCSSSTTIMPDDIISLHSSIFSKVLHNESDKQNISDLGLMYASIFDNEGLPIIKSESQLVEPFDIYSCNVGSKWELRMLPGLKDKFFQLCKEKGDIETGGVLIGVSNYKTKTIHVFDIIQEPQDSKGSCNGFIRGVKGLPEQVEYIKQKTGQVIGYVGEWHTHPMDLESLSCRDKQTIEELITINRTTPIPTCAVIVTNEKILPFIFE is encoded by the coding sequence ATGCTTTTTAGTGAAGAATTAGAACCCTATACTGGAGAATTACCTGAATCTATTAATAATAGTATTAATGAGATCAAACGGTTCTTTAATTTGGAAGAAGTAGCGATTCTTAAATTTGATAATTATAACATAGCCATTCCTGTTGTGTTCACAGTGCCCATTCCACCAATGGGCACTGTAAATGATATTGATATAAGATCAGAAGAACCCATATTAATAAAATTCTCTTTAACTCAGTATCCGAATATAATCCCAAGAATATTAAGCAATCGAAAAGATTTTCCTAAAAAGTATTTGTCTCATTTATATGCAAGTGAAAATGAAACTGAGCCTGCTAGATTATGTTTAGTAAGAAATGATCCAAACGAATGGTTTTCAAATAAAACTACCCATGATTTATTGGCTGTCACAGAACAGTGGCTTTTTAAAGCCGCTATTGGAAAATTAGTTGATGATGGCGATGAATTTGACCCTATACGATTAGAAAGTTATAAAGGATATCATATTTACAAATACGATATGCTAAATAGAATTGTAAGTGAAAATTTAAGATTTACTTCTGAGAATCCGTTTGCAATATTATTAGGATATGTATATAAAGACGACTATCAAAATGTTCATAGTTTAACTTACAGAAGTTTATCGCTTATTCCATTTATAAGCATTGCAACTACGTTGGAGGCCATAAAAAAAATTAATACCAAACTCGAAGATAAAATAGAAGCATTCCCTCTGTTTTCAATATTAATTTGGAAAGAAGATAACGCTATTGAAAGTGATTATTATACTGAATTGCCTAAAAACTATGATGAATTAAAATTGTATTTTCAAGCGAGAAGTATTGACATAAATGACCTGATAACTAATTATCGAAACATTGACCTTCATTTACGTAATGGCATTCCGGTTATATATGCTATTAAAAGGCCAAAAAAAATTATTGGATACGATGGTGATTATGAGTTTATTAACTTTTTAATAAGTGCAGGTGAATTAAAAAAAAATAAAATTCCTGGTAGTGCAAAGGTGTCTATACAATCACATATAGAACCATTTAGTAAAGCGTTAGCCGAAAAAGTCTCAGGCGAAAAAAGAAATTCAAAGTCTTTTTATGTTGGTGCAGGATCTTTGGGCTCTAAAATTATTATACATGATGCCCGAAGTGGGAAAATGGATATAGGAGTAATAGATAGTGACGATTTTTTACAACATAATTTAACAAGACACGCTCTATATAATGGAAAAATTGGCCTTAATAAGGCGAATGCAGTAATAAAGGAAATAAAAGATTTATTTGAATCAGATAGCACCAATGGTTTTGTTGCTTATGATTATAAGATTCATAATATTTCAGATGAAATACTAAATAATTATGACTGGCTTATTGATACTACAGCTAGTAACAATGTTTTAAATTGGTTAGTTCAAAAAGAAGTTCCTGAAAACCTGAGTATTGCTCGCTGCGAAATAGTGAATGATGGAAAATTGGGATTATTATATATTGAAGGGGCAAACAGAAATCCGAGAATTGATGATCTTGTAAGCTTAGCATATTATGAAGCTGTCAAAAACCCAATTTTTGAAGATTGGAGAAAAAGAGATTCCGAACGAGAAGTTACAAATTTAAGTGTTGGACTAGGATGTAGTTCGTCAACTACTATTATGCCCGATGATATCATCTCTTTACATTCCAGCATATTTTCAAAGGTGCTACATAATGAAAGTGATAAACAAAACATATCCGACTTAGGTTTAATGTACGCAAGTATTTTTGACAATGAAGGACTGCCTATTATAAAAAGTGAAAGTCAATTAGTAGAACCTTTCGATATCTATTCCTGCAATGTTGGTAGCAAATGGGAGTTAAGAATGTTACCTGGGCTTAAAGATAAATTTTTTCAATTGTGTAAAGAAAAAGGTGATATTGAAACAGGCGGAGTATTAATAGGCGTCTCAAACTATAAGACTAAAACAATTCATGTATTTGATATAATACAAGAACCTCAGGATAGTAAAGGGTCATGCAATGGATTCATAAGAGGCGTTAAAGGACTACCTGAACAAGTGGAATATATAAAACAAAAAACTGGCCAAGTAATAGGCTATGTTGGAGAATGGCATACACATCCTATGGATCTAGAATCACTAAGTTGTAGGGATAAACAAACGATTGAGGAACTCATTACAATAAATAGAACAACACCAATTCCTACATGTGCAGTGATAGTAACAAACGAAAAAATTTTACCATTTATATTTGAATAA
- a CDS encoding ComEC/Rec2 family competence protein yields MDNKIKYYPVDNGDNSLIILEDGTSILVDCDIRQSSVDSTDPLIFDVKKDLLSSIKKRDKNPFVDIFILTHGDEDHCRGFRKHFYQGDPKKYSEKNRDANEIIIDEMWFSPMIAEESTNEEEDAYQLEAERRIELHRKKDNDRNLPGNRIKIIGYDGNKDYAELNHLRAIPGDVVTKFNDKEQSLFSIFIHAPFKTQLASADHEKKNTASIVFQARFKQSLTSKNFSTLAMFGGDADYIAWGVILDKTINSGKDVSENALEWDLFLAPHHCSWTFFNEHDNKDEPQESSLEVLKYQRKGGIVISSSKKIVDDDKNPPSYLAKTTYIDNLESSAKFLNTAIEPKESGPKPIEFIITVNGPVRPPSTKVGNATVSAGGSGAASTIVKQG; encoded by the coding sequence ATGGACAATAAGATTAAATACTACCCAGTAGATAATGGAGACAATTCTCTTATTATATTAGAAGATGGGACATCAATTTTAGTAGATTGTGATATCAGACAAAGTTCTGTCGACAGCACTGATCCACTAATATTTGATGTAAAAAAAGATTTATTGAGCTCTATTAAGAAAAGAGATAAAAATCCGTTTGTTGATATTTTTATTTTAACACATGGCGACGAAGATCATTGTAGAGGATTTCGAAAACATTTTTATCAAGGAGATCCAAAAAAATATTCTGAAAAGAACAGAGATGCTAATGAAATAATTATTGATGAAATGTGGTTCTCTCCTATGATTGCAGAAGAATCAACAAATGAAGAAGAAGACGCTTATCAACTTGAAGCTGAAAGAAGAATAGAATTGCATCGAAAAAAGGATAATGACAGAAATCTCCCAGGCAATAGAATAAAAATTATAGGTTATGATGGCAATAAAGATTATGCGGAATTAAATCATTTAAGAGCAATTCCTGGAGATGTAGTAACAAAATTTAATGATAAAGAACAAAGTTTATTTTCGATTTTTATACATGCACCATTCAAAACACAACTAGCTTCAGCCGATCATGAAAAGAAAAATACTGCTAGCATTGTTTTTCAAGCAAGATTTAAGCAAAGCCTAACTTCAAAGAATTTTTCTACACTTGCCATGTTTGGTGGCGATGCCGATTATATCGCTTGGGGTGTTATTCTTGATAAGACAATCAATTCAGGAAAAGATGTATCGGAAAATGCGTTAGAATGGGATCTATTTTTAGCACCACATCACTGTTCATGGACATTTTTTAATGAACATGATAATAAAGATGAACCACAGGAAAGCTCCTTAGAAGTTTTAAAATACCAAAGAAAGGGCGGTATTGTTATTTCTTCAAGTAAAAAAATAGTAGATGATGATAAAAACCCACCTAGTTATTTAGCAAAAACTACATACATAGACAATTTAGAATCATCAGCAAAATTTTTAAATACTGCAATTGAACCTAAAGAATCTGGCCCTAAACCTATTGAGTTTATTATTACAGTAAATGGACCTGTAAGACCTCCGTCTACCAAAGTAGGGAATGCTACTGTTTCAGCTGGGGGCTCAGGTGCAGCGTCCACAATTGTAAAGCAAGGATAA
- a CDS encoding helix-turn-helix domain-containing protein, translated as MYLNEIATKADIEEVLKAIEKLQLLIGGNKNVEQKFLRSSDVRKMLHISDGTLQRLRVTGTLNAKKVNGTWFYKLNDVEKLIT; from the coding sequence ATGTATTTAAACGAAATAGCAACTAAAGCTGATATAGAAGAAGTATTAAAGGCGATTGAAAAATTGCAGCTATTGATTGGTGGTAATAAAAATGTTGAACAAAAGTTCCTTAGATCATCCGATGTACGAAAAATGCTTCATATATCAGATGGCACTTTACAAAGATTACGTGTTACCGGAACATTAAATGCTAAAAAAGTAAATGGTACATGGTTCTATAAACTAAACGATGTAGAGAAATTAATAACCTAA
- a CDS encoding HNH endonuclease, giving the protein MTDGSTNIKPEVIKSHLLTYFKSLKNYPDKYLHRFFVDTANPPEHFAYLCPLCLMNGIIVEQTIGLGMHADFSLDHYPPESIGGFQKILVCKKCNNDAGTFYDFSLKEKIQQLAFNNSTPEASLNSKFIATNLTGRYPSKLTIDKDGKIEISLKPNPDIHAPFLDKFIEYSKDNHDYKIELTQKNPDEKKVSKALVKTAYLTCFDMWGYEFVFSNTGEMVRKFLNDECEYPVLNPSFWLGSIAKTEGIRLPLGLCYLKEPAEWRSFIINICLQDKETGFSEVASVLVPGPSKEDWENLSNIQTLLNEMPITSMSIAHVTENLITDNIFDGYTKDWKLLTDNN; this is encoded by the coding sequence ATGACAGACGGGAGTACTAATATTAAACCAGAGGTTATAAAATCTCATTTATTAACCTATTTCAAATCCTTAAAAAATTATCCTGATAAATATTTGCATCGCTTCTTTGTCGACACAGCAAATCCACCTGAACATTTTGCATACCTCTGTCCACTTTGCTTAATGAATGGTATTATTGTCGAGCAAACAATTGGATTAGGAATGCATGCAGACTTTTCACTTGACCACTACCCTCCTGAAAGCATAGGAGGATTTCAAAAAATTCTTGTTTGTAAAAAATGTAATAATGACGCTGGTACTTTTTATGATTTCTCATTAAAAGAAAAAATACAACAATTGGCTTTTAATAATAGTACTCCAGAAGCATCTCTCAATTCTAAATTTATTGCCACTAATCTAACGGGTAGGTATCCAAGTAAGCTTACAATTGACAAGGATGGTAAAATTGAGATTAGTTTAAAGCCAAACCCAGATATTCATGCTCCGTTTTTGGATAAGTTTATTGAATATTCAAAAGACAATCACGATTATAAAATCGAACTGACTCAAAAAAATCCTGATGAAAAAAAGGTTTCAAAGGCGTTAGTTAAAACAGCATACCTGACCTGCTTTGATATGTGGGGCTATGAATTTGTTTTTTCAAATACAGGTGAAATGGTAAGGAAGTTTCTTAATGATGAATGTGAATATCCTGTTCTTAACCCGTCTTTTTGGTTAGGCAGTATTGCAAAAACAGAAGGAATACGTTTGCCTTTAGGTCTTTGTTATCTTAAAGAGCCTGCAGAATGGCGTTCTTTCATAATAAACATTTGCCTTCAAGACAAAGAGACTGGCTTTTCAGAAGTTGCCTCGGTTTTAGTTCCTGGACCATCGAAAGAAGATTGGGAGAATCTATCAAACATTCAAACCTTGCTGAATGAAATGCCGATTACAAGTATGTCAATCGCACATGTGACAGAAAATTTAATTACTGACAACATTTTTGACGGCTATACCAAAGATTGGAAACTTCTTACAGACAATAATTAA
- a CDS encoding S1 family peptidase: protein MTYEKAVEIQLEICDRFFFNRKNREVFAGDFEDEPEPSDLVYDIFGEVFAVNVINSLEGAYVIELMSQNDDLYITPIIEFFGLNKTDIVSTKSEKFELQVRKRPLEIGCSIGPLVENWGGTLGCFVKDIDDGNNYILSNHHVLFSDAGNKDNFIVQPSTSNGGKKEDAIGLFVRSIRPDPSGVNNFDAALAGPISIEMQKNIPSVGSPIMGVKSPTIGMKVYKVGIKTGKTFGVIRSINSGLKVEDDNGVILDYQDQIVISGTKEDFSTPDFFSQAGDSGSVVLEYGTNMLVGLHFCGNGTLYSCSNKIDPLFSKLRVSL, encoded by the coding sequence ATGACATACGAAAAAGCAGTAGAAATTCAATTAGAAATTTGCGATAGATTTTTCTTTAATAGAAAAAATCGAGAGGTTTTTGCTGGAGATTTCGAAGATGAACCTGAACCTTCAGATTTGGTTTATGATATATTTGGTGAAGTTTTCGCAGTAAATGTTATTAACTCATTAGAAGGAGCCTATGTTATTGAGTTAATGAGTCAGAATGACGATTTATATATTACGCCCATAATCGAATTTTTCGGTCTTAATAAAACCGATATTGTAAGTACAAAATCCGAAAAATTCGAATTACAAGTAAGAAAAAGACCTCTTGAAATTGGTTGCTCAATTGGTCCCCTTGTCGAAAATTGGGGAGGAACATTGGGATGCTTCGTGAAAGACATCGACGATGGGAACAACTATATCTTAAGCAATCATCACGTCTTATTTAGTGATGCTGGCAATAAAGATAATTTTATTGTACAGCCTTCAACTTCTAATGGTGGGAAAAAAGAAGATGCAATTGGTTTATTTGTTCGCTCTATTAGACCTGATCCAAGTGGGGTAAATAATTTTGATGCGGCATTAGCTGGCCCCATTTCCATTGAAATGCAAAAAAATATTCCTAGCGTCGGTAGCCCTATTATGGGAGTCAAATCGCCAACCATCGGAATGAAAGTTTATAAAGTTGGCATTAAAACTGGCAAGACATTTGGTGTTATTAGAAGTATCAACTCAGGTTTAAAGGTAGAGGATGATAATGGAGTTATTTTAGATTATCAAGATCAAATTGTAATTTCAGGTACGAAAGAGGATTTTTCAACTCCAGACTTCTTTTCACAAGCCGGAGACTCTGGCTCAGTAGTACTTGAATATGGAACTAATATGTTAGTGGGGTTACACTTTTGTGGGAATGGGACACTATATAGTTGTTCCAATAAAATTGATCCTCTTTTCAGTAAGTTAAGAGTTTCATTATAA
- a CDS encoding beta strand repeat-containing protein: MRKFYILLFVVSLLFSSDLVMAKPLACPSPGTYTIGPTGNYASITAALTDISSCGSLSGAYIFELQSTYVSTVETFPITIPNLGTTATNTVTFRPAAGATNLSIVSSNDSCTINLNGAKYIYFDGRAGGTGTTKNLTIENTSTSLYVLNVAGASSSGTTITLTGSGASTTGLVAGMFVGVSPGSGLFAAGTKVSSVTDATHFVVTAAPTSALSATTVITAGYNNAAIKFINDASNNTIKYCYIKSRNKSATSSTVFFSNTTGTTGNDNNTVDNCDIGGDATNTPLNAIYSDGSTTSSATYNSGNIISNNDIHDFYNGIASPSGVLLRNSSDWTITGNSLYQSATRNLTTNSIQFNGINVTSSCTNSFQINNNYLGGTASKATGGALTFTGSGQFLGIATSVAGATSTISGNKVMNINFTSDGATANFRPIGIFAGAMNCTYDTISNIQLALYSSNAFASMIQCGTGALSYTTIDISNNVIKDVSLISTVSPALRAISFQGSPSIGYTVNNNQISNFSSSANISIMGIFADARFGTCTIQSNTINNISQTSTSAAGAAYGITTYFGSNLSMTIQKNTISNISSSSTYTTDPIAAGIIVYSTGTANVIDSNIVSGIRATYNSTSLAVGASGISILSSAGGGNLRKNKIYDITNISNNTGSLVAGCQIASGSWTVANNMISLTNGSYTTAALVAGIYDKTGTTGTRNYYYNSVYVGGSGPADSYGAALLYNCGSGTAVIKNNILAMARSKGAGSASFYAIANKTSNTANFTSDNNILNSSSSSSIGLWGTTLVTNDKDFTSWKSSTGGDNNSFSNEYIPFTDVTTGNLHINTADVTLAAAAYVSNIESRGATLSTTVDLDNDSRPGPTGSILSSSSAPDIGADEVDLVYGGDNIWLGTTSSVWTNATNWSIGVPNSTRNAVIPAGTLYAPAISASGSTKNVIIGLGSSLTVTSSLSIAGIIRNSGTFNAESGTIELNGTTAQAISGTVFTNKTIDGLKISNTAGVTVSSTAGDTLNITGSISFGNVNNTTLNTGDNITLRSTANATARIADVTNGGVNSGDTIVGKMIVERYLPMQNSSVSRRWRLLTTPLLLTGSPSISQAWQEGVANSSLSSPINPRPGYGTQITNGNTAAAVANGFDIGSTANPSIFYMNPGLAPTWTAPTSTLSTLIASKEGFMIFARGDRSVIINNQFVSAAPTTLAPKGNVQIGNVTKTLVTGKQVIGNPYASAISFDKVLLNGATPNDAGYYFYYWDPKTDGSHNVGKFITVKNDGIGEPSHYTVTPNTNSSGITDGKIESGAAIVINSAGAPNTITFHETDKITTSSTVGIASRPIATAGAADLSKVYTNLYYISSDGTKMIADGVANTYYPTYNNEVDFADVPKLISFNSKESISILRDGKLLSIETRKTLTTLSDTTYFEIRNLDSKNYRLEFTAENFKTKYDLYLEDAATASTIPIALGVTSGTGHFDFIVSSDIPGSANTARFKLLLRPSAESAPLPVIFSSIKAGKSGSTNFITWKVENEININQYAIERSTDGIHFSVLNETAANSNGTNSYTFIDVNEMTTPFVYYRIKSISNTGQYYYSAIAKVSNSEQITAVNIYPTVITDGQIHIAINNLPKGKYLIQLSDMVGRILLQKNIGYNGGDAIESIPVNNTLPAGKYQATLIHPDNTQSVYTVILRK, encoded by the coding sequence GTGAGGAAATTTTACATTTTGTTATTTGTCGTTTCCCTGCTATTTTCAAGTGATCTTGTAATGGCCAAGCCACTTGCATGTCCTTCTCCCGGTACATATACTATTGGTCCTACAGGAAATTATGCGTCCATCACAGCTGCGTTAACAGATATCAGTTCTTGTGGTTCTTTATCCGGTGCATATATTTTCGAATTACAAAGTACTTATGTATCTACAGTTGAAACATTCCCGATAACCATTCCCAATCTTGGTACTACAGCAACCAATACCGTAACATTCAGACCGGCAGCCGGAGCAACCAATCTCTCCATTGTAAGCAGCAATGATAGTTGCACTATAAATCTGAACGGAGCAAAATATATTTATTTCGATGGAAGGGCAGGAGGCACCGGTACAACAAAAAATCTTACGATAGAAAATACAAGTACCTCTTTATATGTTCTTAACGTTGCAGGAGCCAGTTCCTCGGGAACAACTATTACGCTTACAGGATCTGGCGCTTCTACAACAGGCCTTGTAGCCGGAATGTTTGTGGGTGTATCGCCTGGTAGCGGGTTATTTGCTGCCGGTACAAAAGTAAGTTCTGTTACAGATGCAACACATTTTGTTGTAACAGCTGCGCCTACAAGTGCGTTGAGTGCTACTACCGTTATCACTGCCGGATACAATAATGCTGCCATTAAATTCATTAATGATGCATCCAACAACACGATCAAATATTGTTATATAAAAAGCAGGAATAAAAGCGCTACTTCCTCCACAGTATTTTTTTCAAATACTACTGGAACAACCGGCAATGACAATAATACAGTAGACAATTGTGATATTGGCGGAGATGCCACCAATACACCACTCAATGCAATCTATTCAGATGGATCTACAACTTCTTCAGCAACGTATAATAGTGGTAATATTATTTCCAACAATGATATTCATGATTTTTATAACGGCATAGCTTCTCCAAGTGGTGTACTGCTTCGGAATTCCAGCGATTGGACGATCACCGGGAACAGTTTGTACCAATCTGCTACCAGGAATTTGACCACCAATAGTATTCAATTTAATGGTATCAATGTTACCAGCTCCTGCACCAATAGTTTTCAAATCAATAATAACTATCTGGGAGGAACTGCATCAAAAGCTACTGGAGGGGCACTCACTTTTACAGGATCAGGGCAATTTCTTGGTATCGCTACTTCTGTTGCAGGCGCTACTTCAACCATTAGCGGGAATAAGGTAATGAACATCAATTTTACATCAGATGGAGCTACCGCTAATTTCAGACCAATTGGTATTTTTGCTGGTGCGATGAATTGCACATACGATACGATCAGTAATATTCAATTGGCACTATATTCATCTAATGCTTTTGCTTCCATGATTCAATGCGGAACCGGAGCTTTATCATACACAACGATTGATATTTCTAATAATGTCATTAAAGACGTTTCTCTGATCTCAACTGTTTCGCCGGCATTAAGAGCTATCAGTTTTCAGGGTTCTCCAAGCATCGGATATACTGTTAACAATAATCAAATCAGTAATTTTTCTTCAAGTGCCAATATCAGTATCATGGGAATCTTTGCTGATGCCAGGTTTGGAACATGCACTATCCAAAGTAATACGATCAATAATATATCACAAACTTCTACCAGTGCTGCAGGTGCAGCGTATGGCATTACCACCTACTTTGGATCCAATCTGAGTATGACCATCCAAAAAAATACCATAAGCAATATATCATCCAGTTCTACCTATACTACAGACCCTATTGCTGCCGGAATAATTGTTTACTCTACAGGCACAGCAAATGTGATTGACAGTAATATTGTTTCAGGTATTCGTGCTACCTACAACTCCACATCTTTAGCAGTAGGAGCAAGTGGCATCAGCATTTTATCTTCGGCAGGAGGTGGTAATTTGCGTAAAAACAAGATCTATGACATTACCAATATCAGCAATAATACCGGTAGTCTTGTAGCCGGTTGCCAGATAGCAAGCGGTAGCTGGACAGTTGCCAACAATATGATCAGCCTGACCAATGGATCTTATACAACGGCGGCTTTAGTGGCAGGTATATATGATAAAACAGGAACAACAGGAACAAGAAATTACTACTATAATAGTGTGTATGTAGGCGGTAGTGGACCGGCAGATAGTTATGGGGCGGCATTATTATATAATTGCGGAAGCGGTACGGCCGTGATCAAAAATAATATTCTTGCAATGGCCAGATCTAAAGGTGCCGGTTCTGCAAGTTTTTATGCGATCGCTAATAAAACATCCAACACAGCAAACTTCACTTCTGACAATAACATCCTCAATTCGTCATCCTCGTCTTCAATTGGTTTATGGGGTACAACCCTCGTAACAAATGACAAAGATTTTACTTCATGGAAATCTTCTACAGGCGGAGATAATAACAGTTTTAGTAACGAGTATATCCCATTCACCGATGTAACTACCGGAAATTTACATATCAATACGGCCGATGTTACGTTGGCAGCAGCAGCATATGTAAGCAATATAGAAAGCAGGGGAGCAACCCTAAGCACAACAGTCGATCTGGATAATGATTCCCGCCCGGGCCCGACAGGCTCTATCCTTAGCAGTTCATCCGCTCCTGATATCGGTGCCGATGAAGTAGATCTTGTTTATGGCGGAGATAATATATGGCTCGGCACCACTTCCAGTGTTTGGACAAATGCCACCAACTGGAGTATCGGTGTACCTAATTCAACCAGAAATGCTGTGATACCTGCTGGTACTCTTTATGCTCCGGCAATATCAGCATCAGGCAGTACAAAAAATGTGATCATTGGTTTAGGCTCCTCCTTAACAGTGACTTCATCCTTGTCAATCGCAGGTATAATAAGAAATTCTGGTACCTTCAATGCAGAAAGCGGAACGATCGAATTGAATGGCACGACGGCCCAGGCCATCAGCGGAACGGTATTCACCAATAAGACCATTGACGGCCTTAAGATATCAAATACCGCAGGCGTAACTGTTTCATCTACTGCCGGCGACACATTGAATATAACAGGCAGTATCAGCTTTGGTAATGTCAATAATACCACTTTAAATACAGGAGATAATATCACCTTACGGTCAACCGCAAACGCAACTGCAAGAATAGCGGATGTTACTAACGGTGGAGTTAATAGTGGAGATACGATCGTTGGTAAAATGATCGTTGAAAGATATCTTCCGATGCAAAACTCTTCTGTATCCCGTAGATGGAGATTATTGACCACTCCTTTGTTGTTAACAGGATCTCCTTCTATCAGCCAGGCATGGCAGGAAGGAGTAGCTAACAGCAGTTTGAGTTCTCCTATCAATCCAAGACCTGGCTATGGCACTCAAATAACCAATGGTAATACCGCCGCCGCTGTAGCCAACGGTTTTGATATTGGCTCAACAGCAAACCCTTCTATCTTTTATATGAATCCGGGATTGGCGCCTACATGGACAGCGCCTACCAGCACCTTGTCTACTTTGATAGCGAGTAAAGAAGGATTTATGATCTTCGCAAGAGGAGATAGAAGCGTTATCATCAATAACCAATTTGTTTCTGCCGCACCAACAACACTGGCTCCAAAAGGAAATGTACAAATTGGGAATGTAACAAAAACGCTTGTTACCGGAAAGCAGGTGATCGGAAATCCTTACGCCTCTGCCATTAGTTTTGATAAGGTATTACTGAACGGAGCTACTCCTAACGATGCCGGGTATTACTTTTATTATTGGGATCCTAAAACAGATGGATCACATAATGTAGGAAAATTCATCACTGTAAAAAATGACGGCATAGGTGAGCCATCTCATTATACTGTTACACCAAATACCAACTCGAGTGGTATCACTGATGGTAAGATAGAATCGGGGGCTGCCATTGTTATTAATTCTGCCGGCGCACCTAACACCATTACTTTTCATGAAACAGATAAAATAACCACCAGCAGCACTGTTGGTATTGCCAGCAGACCTATTGCTACTGCAGGAGCAGCCGATCTTTCTAAAGTGTACACCAATCTGTATTACATTAGCAGTGATGGCACTAAAATGATTGCCGATGGTGTGGCCAACACCTATTATCCAACTTATAACAATGAAGTTGATTTTGCTGATGTACCTAAATTGATCTCGTTCAACAGTAAAGAAAGTATCAGCATTTTGAGAGACGGAAAATTGCTTTCTATCGAAACAAGAAAAACATTGACAACACTTTCCGACACTACATATTTTGAAATACGTAACCTGGATAGCAAGAATTACAGACTGGAATTTACCGCTGAGAATTTCAAAACAAAATATGATCTATACCTGGAAGATGCAGCTACAGCCAGCACCATTCCTATAGCGTTGGGAGTGACTTCGGGTACCGGTCATTTTGATTTTATTGTAAGCAGTGATATACCGGGCTCTGCCAATACTGCCCGTTTTAAATTGCTATTAAGACCTTCGGCGGAATCAGCACCATTACCAGTTATTTTCAGCAGCATTAAAGCAGGAAAATCGGGTAGCACTAATTTCATTACATGGAAAGTAGAGAACGAGATCAATATCAATCAGTATGCAATTGAAAGATCTACAGACGGTATACATTTTAGTGTATTAAATGAAACTGCCGCTAACAGCAACGGCACCAACAGCTATACATTTATTGATGTAAATGAAATGACAACACCATTTGTGTACTACAGGATTAAAAGTATCAGCAACACCGGGCAATATTATTACAGTGCGATCGCAAAAGTGAGTAACAGTGAACAAATAACAGCTGTAAATATTTATCCAACAGTGATCACTGATGGGCAAATACACATTGCCATCAATAATTTACCAAAAGGAAAATACCTCATTCAACTTTCTGATATGGTTGGCAGAATATTACTGCAAAAAAACATCGGATACAATGGGGGAGATGCCATAGAATCTATCCCGGTAAACAACACACTTCCTGCCGGAAAATACCAGGCGACCCTGATACACCCCGACAATACACAAAGCGTTTACACCGTAATATTGCGTAAATAG